A portion of the Adhaeribacter radiodurans genome contains these proteins:
- a CDS encoding chitobiase/beta-hexosaminidase C-terminal domain-containing protein yields the protein MTRKLRILSLLLVLPFLAQGQAPTFSKERGFYDNPFLLTLSSSLEGATIRYTINGTAPTPTTGFIYSEAIPVNTTSVVRAFAFNSSTTTPVMTHSYLFLDDVLKQPANIPGWPNNVYATNSVGGTATHDYEMDPQVVNNSAYSGMIKQGMTSIPTMSLVLDKNEFLDLYEGETTFQSSVEILYPDGSKEQFDTGLESHSHNRMKRALKLNIKSIIYTNLFKKALLNGEDAATSFTKTKIVLRAGNNRSWARGFNANRTCYTRDEWYRASQLAIL from the coding sequence ATGACAAGAAAGCTACGTATTTTATCACTCTTATTGGTTTTGCCTTTTCTGGCACAAGGTCAAGCGCCAACTTTCTCGAAAGAACGCGGCTTTTATGATAATCCCTTTCTGTTAACCTTGAGCTCTAGTCTGGAGGGAGCTACCATCCGGTATACGATTAATGGAACCGCTCCCACACCTACTACTGGTTTCATTTACTCCGAAGCTATTCCGGTTAATACCACCAGTGTGGTCCGAGCCTTTGCTTTTAATAGTTCAACTACCACCCCTGTTATGACGCATTCTTATCTATTCTTAGATGATGTGCTAAAGCAACCCGCCAATATTCCGGGTTGGCCTAATAATGTATATGCCACTAATTCAGTCGGGGGAACCGCTACTCATGACTATGAGATGGATCCTCAGGTAGTAAATAATTCTGCTTACAGTGGCATGATCAAACAAGGAATGACCTCTATTCCAACCATGTCGTTGGTTTTAGACAAAAATGAATTCTTAGATTTATACGAAGGCGAGACTACCTTTCAATCTTCGGTGGAAATCTTGTATCCGGATGGTTCCAAAGAACAATTTGATACCGGCTTGGAATCGCATAGCCATAATCGGATGAAGCGAGCTCTAAAACTAAATATTAAGTCTATTATTTATACTAACTTATTTAAAAAGGCCTTACTGAATGGGGAAGACGCAGCTACTTCTTTCACAAAGACTAAAATTGTATTACGTGCCGGCAATAACCGATCTTGGGCACGGGGCTTTAATGCCAACCGCACGTGTTATACCCGAGATGAATGGTACCGGGCCTCTCAATTAGCGATTTTGTAA
- a CDS encoding site-specific integrase: protein MTLNYYLDKPKAEGETAIYLFLRTGKQTIKLNTGQYINPKCWNPKPDRNGNHVNRKYSGFSSFNEWLDGLKKNVHELYNRLTQDNAVSFEELKEAVLGILQKKEVQVTATFADLFRTYIDINTSERSKGTLTKYRVLLNHLENFSNEKNYKLTFESINMQFFDLFRTYLIKEKKHTDNTLWKDFATLKSFMNWALARDLHQNLTFKKFKAPQKGADIIYLTEAELMRLYQADLSHKPKLERVRDVFCFGCFTGQRYSDIANLKKSNIKGDKWHLRTVKTDESHQVPLNAFALAILNKYKDAIRPIPVLSNQKTNDYLKELGKLVGIDEPTSLTKRRGNEKLTNTQPKYEFISTHTARRTFITLSLEKGMRPEVVMRISGHSNYATFKKYIKISEKVTETEMNQIWQMPVDSKS from the coding sequence ATGACCCTAAATTATTACTTGGATAAACCAAAAGCCGAAGGAGAAACTGCCATTTATCTTTTTCTCCGCACCGGTAAGCAGACCATTAAGTTGAATACTGGACAGTATATAAATCCAAAATGCTGGAACCCTAAACCAGATAGAAATGGTAACCACGTTAACCGGAAATATTCCGGATTCTCCAGCTTCAATGAATGGCTAGATGGATTAAAGAAAAATGTGCACGAGCTCTATAACCGCTTGACCCAAGATAATGCTGTTTCCTTCGAGGAATTAAAGGAAGCAGTCTTGGGTATATTGCAGAAAAAAGAGGTACAAGTAACAGCCACCTTTGCCGACCTTTTCCGGACCTATATCGATATTAATACTTCTGAACGAAGTAAAGGCACTCTTACTAAGTACCGTGTACTTTTGAATCACCTGGAAAATTTTAGCAATGAGAAGAACTATAAGCTGACCTTCGAATCCATAAATATGCAATTCTTCGACCTTTTTCGTACTTATTTAATAAAGGAGAAAAAGCATACAGATAATACCTTATGGAAAGACTTCGCTACTCTGAAATCCTTTATGAATTGGGCGTTAGCCAGGGATCTTCATCAGAACCTTACCTTTAAAAAATTTAAGGCACCCCAGAAAGGAGCAGACATCATTTATTTAACCGAAGCAGAACTGATGAGGCTTTACCAAGCAGACTTATCCCATAAGCCTAAGTTAGAGCGGGTACGGGATGTGTTTTGTTTTGGCTGCTTTACAGGCCAACGCTATTCGGATATAGCTAATTTGAAGAAAAGTAATATAAAAGGAGATAAGTGGCATTTAAGGACCGTTAAAACAGATGAATCACATCAAGTTCCTTTAAATGCGTTCGCCTTAGCCATCCTAAATAAGTATAAAGATGCAATAAGACCCATACCCGTGTTGTCTAACCAAAAGACAAATGATTACCTGAAAGAGTTAGGTAAGCTAGTAGGCATTGATGAGCCCACCAGCCTTACTAAAAGACGCGGGAATGAGAAGCTGACCAATACCCAACCGAAGTACGAGTTTATCAGCACCCATACGGCTCGACGGACTTTTATCACCCTATCGCTCGAAAAAGGAATGCGGCCAGAGGTAGTCATGCGGATTTCTGGTCATTCTAATTATGCTACTTTTAAAAAGTACATAAAAATAAGCGAGAAAGTAACAGAGACAGAAATGAACCAGATTTGGCAGATGCCGGTTGATAGTAAGTCTTAA
- a CDS encoding helix-turn-helix domain-containing protein gives MFKTFKPSDERLSNIEQLLLIILEQTRPAEKLSFPQSEPPIKIERVCELLSISKSTARNWMKDGRIPFKRIGSRIYFFESEILESLEQPLKWRRAA, from the coding sequence ATGTTTAAAACTTTTAAACCGAGTGACGAGAGGCTAAGCAACATAGAGCAGCTCTTGTTAATTATTCTGGAGCAGACACGCCCTGCTGAAAAACTATCTTTTCCACAATCAGAACCACCCATCAAGATTGAAAGAGTTTGCGAGCTACTAAGCATCTCCAAATCCACTGCTCGTAATTGGATGAAGGACGGTCGTATACCATTTAAACGGATTGGCAGCCGGATATATTTCTTCGAGTCCGAAATCCTGGAATCTTTAGAACAACCACTTAAATGGAGGAGAGCAGCATGA
- a CDS encoding AAA family ATPase: MEKFSMNSSTFPITQLAQPQSRSTIEEHFADLQKLRFDATKPIKKPEAVISIVGHTISTRGNLTTLAGQAKAGKSGVLSGILVGVMARPGDTPDTLGLTISPNLEGKCVLHIDGEQSRYDHYRGLMKVLQRASRTTHPEWFHSYNLRELEIHQRRAKLKFLCEHVAKLHGGIHLIILDGGADFVLDINDQKESNEVVKFFETLAIEYECPVVIVLHFNPNSEKTRGHFGSQLERKSESVIAVAKDNDSEISTIEGKFLRNTGNLPNLQFRFDPEKGHHVYHAFKVKTTKAENKEDALRRLVDEICPDLSRVYTYSEIWKSVETATGLREASAKNRVREMVDKGHLLKDEEGGYRRIRSSSNSLKVA, encoded by the coding sequence ATGGAGAAATTTTCTATGAATAGTTCTACTTTCCCCATAACTCAATTAGCACAACCCCAAAGCCGCAGCACCATTGAAGAACATTTTGCCGACTTGCAGAAGCTTCGATTCGATGCCACCAAACCCATTAAGAAACCCGAAGCAGTCATCTCCATTGTCGGACATACCATATCCACCAGAGGCAATTTAACTACTCTTGCCGGTCAGGCTAAAGCCGGTAAAAGCGGGGTTTTATCGGGCATATTAGTGGGTGTAATGGCTCGACCCGGTGATACACCTGACACTCTTGGCTTAACAATAAGTCCCAATTTGGAAGGTAAATGTGTCCTGCACATTGACGGCGAACAATCCCGTTATGACCATTACCGGGGATTGATGAAGGTTCTCCAGCGGGCATCTAGAACCACGCATCCCGAATGGTTTCATTCCTATAACCTCCGGGAACTGGAAATACATCAAAGGCGGGCAAAGCTAAAGTTCTTGTGTGAGCATGTAGCCAAACTACACGGGGGAATTCACTTGATAATATTGGATGGAGGAGCCGATTTTGTGCTGGATATCAATGACCAAAAAGAAAGCAACGAAGTAGTTAAGTTTTTTGAAACACTAGCTATTGAGTACGAGTGCCCAGTGGTAATCGTACTCCACTTTAATCCCAATTCTGAAAAAACGAGAGGTCACTTTGGCAGCCAATTAGAGCGTAAAAGTGAGTCGGTGATAGCAGTAGCCAAGGACAACGATTCCGAAATAAGTACCATCGAAGGCAAGTTCCTACGAAATACCGGCAATTTGCCCAATCTGCAATTTCGGTTCGATCCGGAGAAGGGGCACCATGTCTACCATGCATTCAAAGTTAAGACCACAAAAGCGGAAAATAAGGAAGATGCATTGCGTAGATTGGTGGATGAAATCTGTCCGGATCTTTCCCGTGTTTATACTTATTCTGAGATTTGGAAATCCGTTGAAACTGCCACAGGCTTGAGGGAAGCTTCCGCTAAAAACCGGGTGAGGGAGATGGTAGACAAAGGGCACCTGCTTAAAGATGAAGAGGGGGGATACCGTCGGATCCGCTCTTCATCTAACTCTCTTAAAGTAGCTTAA